In Bacillus solimangrovi, the DNA window CCATCTAATGGTTAGTTCAACAGAATAGATAAGGATCTGTTGTTTCTTAAAATCTAAAATAGTCTCCTAATAAGGGGGCTTTTTTGTGTTTTTTTGTCACAACTTAAGAGTTGCATTTTATATATAGATCACTTATAGTTAGGACGTACTGACTGACTGGTCATTATATTGTGTTGTCCTAATATTTTTACTACTTAAGAAAGGAGGGGACTGTCATGCACGAAAAAAAGAAACGGATTATTGAAGTAGGATTAAAGTTATTTGCTAAGAAAGGTTTTCATGCTACTTCAATTCAGGAAATTGCAGAACAGAGTGAAGTGTCAAAAGGTGCATTTTATCTTCATTTCAAATCGAAAGGTGATTTGATTTTATCAATTTATGAATATTTTTATGAGAAGATTAGCTCAAATATTGAAAAGGTTGATTTAGAAGAAGGACTGCTTCCAAGGGAAAGAGTAGAGAAACAACTTCAAGATTATTGTAAGGAATTTCAACAGCATAAAGATTTTTTCGTTATGCTTATGAGAGAAAATATATCTTTGAATGATGATATTGATTCGATTGCATCTACAATAAGAAGTGGTCAATTAACATGGTTACAACGTTCGATACATAGCTTGTATGGAGAACAAGTTCAACCATTTGTAAATGATGCGGTTCTTATTTTTTATGGCA includes these proteins:
- a CDS encoding TetR/AcrR family transcriptional regulator — encoded protein: MHEKKKRIIEVGLKLFAKKGFHATSIQEIAEQSEVSKGAFYLHFKSKGDLILSIYEYFYEKISSNIEKVDLEEGLLPRERVEKQLQDYCKEFQQHKDFFVMLMRENISLNDDIDSIASTIRSGQLTWLQRSIHSLYGEQVQPFVNDAVLIFYGMIHAYLQKLIFEQITYNLGEFSSFLLRRLDDLVEGLMNDHSAPLLTIKETDNSIELSLFPHSKREEAKAVLRRIENKLNEIELIESKKDEVLQSINVMQDELEKEEPQKVVFQGMLVHLKSVNQLESYRNEISNLFHLQLL